Proteins co-encoded in one Girardinichthys multiradiatus isolate DD_20200921_A chromosome 11, DD_fGirMul_XY1, whole genome shotgun sequence genomic window:
- the LOC124876476 gene encoding uncharacterized protein LOC124876476 isoform X1 has translation MDGLGRAVVGVWRAHTTLDESDGAESSPEVPDRFRKMRSSSSLGSLRMSLRNRLPLRTVQANSLPETSASEIQKDHPKPNVARKLSRSARNSISGMCQRFQRTREFSREECLVATPGRDAEFAGASSSCTPRRTPRRAATPRRTPRSAAKPSRSPGSRERKTPEAFVHRVKTARGRRQLVRMAALRSPFSSPNTENQRLTFDKDLESVSSGIRRLKYLSKAFDDIIRREDRPGSSNCPGGAMMRKLDPRGKLSRSNFTRRASHLSNTFGGWANTAVNTIRKPN, from the exons ATGGATGGGCTTGGAAGAGCTGTGGTTGGGGTCTGGCGGGCGCACACAACCCTGGATGAATCTGATGGAGCAGAGAGCTCCCCAGAAGTACCTGATCGTTTCCGTAAGATGCGCTCCTCATCCTCGCTCGGCTCTCTGCGGATGTCCTTGCGGAACCGGCTGCCGCTGCGCACCGTTCAGGCAAACTCCCTCCCGGAGACTTCAGCCTCAGAAATCCAGAAGGACCATCCCAAACCCAATGTGGCCCGCAAGCTCTCTCGCAGCGCCAGGAACTCGATCAGCGGAATGTGTCAG AGGTTTCAAAGGACTAGAGAGTTTTCACGTGAGGAGTGTTTGGTGGCCACCCCTGGTCGAGATGCAGAATTTGCAGGTGCATCATCTTCTTGCACTCCACGTCGTACTCCTCGTCGAGCTGCAACACCCAGACGCACCCCTAGATCTGCTGCCAAACCCAGCCGCAGTCCGGGGTCTAGAGAACGGAAGACCCCTGAAGCGTTTGTACATAGGGTGAAAACAGCTAGAGGCAGGAGGCAGCTGGTCCGAATGGCTGCTTTGCGAAGTCCCTTTTCTTCTCCCAACACAGAGAACCAAAGACT AACATTTGACAAGGATTTGGAGTCAGTTTCCAGTGGAATCAGAAGGCTGAAATATCTGTCCAAGGCTTTTGATGACATAATTCGAAGAGAAGATAG GCCTGGGTCAAGCAACTGTCCTGGAGGGGCAATGATGAGAAAGTTGGACCCTCGCGGTAAACTCAGTCGGTCAAACTTCACACGTCGAGCATCGCACCTCTCAAACACATTTGGAGGATGGGCTAACACAGCTGTGAACACTATTCGGAAACCCAACTGA
- the LOC124876476 gene encoding uncharacterized protein LOC124876476 isoform X2 encodes MDGLGRAVVGVWRAHTTLDESDGAESSPEVPDRFRKMRSSSSLGSLRMSLRNRLPLRTVQANSLPETSASEIQKDHPKPNVARKLSRSARNSISGMCQRFQRTREFSREECLVATPGRDAEFAGASSSCTPRRTPRRAATPRRTPRSAAKPSRSPGSRERKTPEAFVHRVKTARGRRQLVRMAALRSPFSSPNTENQRLTFDKDLESVSSGIRRLKYLSKAFDDIIRREDRELRCPLIVE; translated from the exons ATGGATGGGCTTGGAAGAGCTGTGGTTGGGGTCTGGCGGGCGCACACAACCCTGGATGAATCTGATGGAGCAGAGAGCTCCCCAGAAGTACCTGATCGTTTCCGTAAGATGCGCTCCTCATCCTCGCTCGGCTCTCTGCGGATGTCCTTGCGGAACCGGCTGCCGCTGCGCACCGTTCAGGCAAACTCCCTCCCGGAGACTTCAGCCTCAGAAATCCAGAAGGACCATCCCAAACCCAATGTGGCCCGCAAGCTCTCTCGCAGCGCCAGGAACTCGATCAGCGGAATGTGTCAG AGGTTTCAAAGGACTAGAGAGTTTTCACGTGAGGAGTGTTTGGTGGCCACCCCTGGTCGAGATGCAGAATTTGCAGGTGCATCATCTTCTTGCACTCCACGTCGTACTCCTCGTCGAGCTGCAACACCCAGACGCACCCCTAGATCTGCTGCCAAACCCAGCCGCAGTCCGGGGTCTAGAGAACGGAAGACCCCTGAAGCGTTTGTACATAGGGTGAAAACAGCTAGAGGCAGGAGGCAGCTGGTCCGAATGGCTGCTTTGCGAAGTCCCTTTTCTTCTCCCAACACAGAGAACCAAAGACT AACATTTGACAAGGATTTGGAGTCAGTTTCCAGTGGAATCAGAAGGCTGAAATATCTGTCCAAGGCTTTTGATGACATAATTCGAAGAGAAGATAG GGAGCTCAGATGTCCCCTGATTGTGGAATAG
- the cct8 gene encoding T-complex protein 1 subunit theta, with amino-acid sequence MALHVPKPPGFAQMLKDGAKHFSGLEEAVYRNIRACKELSQTTRTAYGPNGMNKMVINHLEKLFVTNDAATILRELEVQHPAAKMIVMASHMQEQEVGDGTNLVLVFAGALLELAEELLRMGLSVSEIIDGYEKACKKTLEILQDCICSSAKNLHDINEATALIRTAVMSKQYGNEDFLANLIAQACVSIYPESGNFNVDNVRVCKIMGCGVTASTVLHGMVFKKEVEGDVTSVKDAKIAVFSCPFDCMVTETKGTVLINNAQELLNFSKGEEDLMEAQVKAIKEAGANVVVTGGKVADMALHYANKYKLMVVRLNSKWDLRRLCKTVGAVALPKMMAPTPDEIGHCDNVYLTEVGDTQVVVFKHEKEDGTISTVVIRGSTDNLMDDIERAVDDGVNTFKVLVRDKRLVPGGGATEIELAKQITSFGESCPGLDQYAIKKFAEAFETLPRALAENSGVKGNELLSKLYSAHHEGNKNIGFDIEGDGPAVKDMLEAGILDPYLVKHWAIRLATNAAITVLRVDQIIMAKPAGGPKAPRGNKDFDDDD; translated from the exons ATGGCTCTCCACGTCCCCAAACCCCCGGGGTTCGCCCAGATGTTAAAGGATGGCGCAAAG CACTTTTCAGGACTTGAAGAGGCAGTCTATCGTAACATCAGAGCTTGCAAGGAGCTTTCTCAGACCACACGCACTGCATATGGACCCAATG GTATGAATAAAATGGTTATCAACCACCTGGAGAAGTTGTTTGTCACCAATGATGCAGCAACCATCCTCAGAGAACTTGAG GTGCAACATCCAGCAGCCAAAATGATAGTGATGGCATCCCACATGCAGGAGCAGGAAGTAGGAGACGGCACCAACTTGGTGCTGGTGTTCGCTGGAGCTCTGCTGGAGCTGGCTGAAGAGCTGCTGAGGATGGGCTTGTCTGTGTCAGAG ATCATTGATGGTTATGAGAAGGCATGTAAAAAAACCCTGGAGATCCTGCAAGACTGCATATGTTCCTCTGCCAAAAACCTCCACGACATAAACGAGGCCACGGCTCTCATCCGCACGGCGGTCATGAGTAAACAGTACGGGAACGAAGACTTCCTCGCCAACCTCATCGCTCAGGCCTGTG TGTCCATTTACCCAGAGTCCGGCAATTTCAATGTTGATAACGTCAGAGTGTGCAAGATTATG GGTTGTGGGGTGACGGCATCCACCGTGCTTCATGGCATGGTCTTTAAGAAGGAGGTAGAGGGAGACGTTACATCTGTTAAAGACGCCAAGATCGCAGTGTTCTCCTGCCCCTTCGACTGCATGGTGACGGAGACCAAG GGCACCGTGTTGATAAATAATGCACAGGAACTCCTGAACTTCAGTAAGGGGGAAGAGGACTTGATGGAGGCTCAGGTGAAGGCTATCAAAGAAGCTGGAGCCAACGTGGTGGTTACCGGTGGCAAAGTGGCCGACATGGCTCTGCACTACGCCAACAAGTACAAGCTGATGGTGGTCAG GCTAAACTCCAAGTGGGACCTCAGGAGGTTATGCAAGACTGTGGGAGCTGTGGCTCTGCCCAAAATG ATGGCTCCGACTCCAGATGAGATTGGTCACTGTGACAACGTTTACCTAACAGAGGTGGGAGACACTCAGGTGGTGGTCTTCAAACATG AGAAGGAAGACGGCACCATCTCGACCGTGGTCATCAGAGGCTCCACTGACAACCTGATGGATGACATTGAGAGGGCTGTGGATGATGGTGTCAATACCTTCAAGGTTCTGGTCAGG GACAAACGACTGGTTCCTGGAGGAGGAGCCACAGAGATTGAGCTGGCCAAACAGATCACCTCATTTGGAGAG TCCTGCCCTGGATTGGACCAGTATGCCATTAAAAAGTTTGCTGAAGCCTTCGAGACATTGCCGCGTGCCCTGGCTGAGAACTCCGGAGTGAAGGGGAACGAGCTCCTCTCTAAACTGTATTCTGCGCACCACGAGGGAAACAAAAACATCGGCTTTGACATCGAG GGAGATGGACCGGCTGTGAAGGACATGCTTGAGGCCGGCATTCTGGACCCCTACCTGGTGAAACACTGGGCCATCAGGCTAGCCACCAATGCTGCCATAACAGTGCTGAGAGTGGATCAG atcATCATGGCCAAACCAGCAGGTGGTCCCAAAGCTCCCCGGGGCAACAAGGACTTTGATGATGATGACTGA